In one window of Thermodesulfobacteriota bacterium DNA:
- a CDS encoding GNAT family N-acetyltransferase has translation MVLKGPFDDKEVKVEYRSARPEDVPEMSDLFLRAVADLYSRNNIAAATPPRTAVLKAYDHILSIGVFHAAVARGRIVAVSGAVIRGRVWYLSSFWALPELQRRKIGMPLLRLTWEEGVKAGAEVFCTWSSVDHTAMASYMKLGMLPGYQVLLFEGKPGPLSRPSGYEAGPLEKSLAMELDQYVRGARREADHELWSGSPDFRGRQVRRNGSFVGYYYIGNGSIGPAAWNEPQAARPLLELAFIEASETSPAVRLAVPGINHSALRFAFEAGLRLTGFAHFLTTGAFGQMEQYLPSGPSLY, from the coding sequence ATGGTTCTAAAGGGGCCATTTGACGACAAGGAAGTGAAGGTCGAATACCGATCCGCCCGCCCCGAGGACGTGCCTGAAATGTCCGACCTTTTCCTCAGGGCGGTTGCGGACTTGTACTCCAGGAACAATATCGCCGCAGCGACGCCTCCACGCACGGCCGTGCTCAAGGCGTATGATCACATACTCTCTATAGGCGTCTTCCATGCAGCGGTAGCTCGCGGGCGCATCGTCGCCGTATCCGGGGCGGTCATACGCGGCCGCGTCTGGTATCTCTCCTCCTTCTGGGCCCTTCCGGAATTGCAGAGGCGGAAAATAGGGATGCCGCTACTGAGGCTTACCTGGGAGGAGGGCGTAAAGGCGGGGGCGGAAGTCTTCTGCACATGGTCCTCTGTCGACCATACGGCGATGGCGTCCTATATGAAACTTGGGATGCTGCCCGGCTACCAGGTGCTCCTTTTCGAAGGGAAGCCGGGGCCCCTTTCGCGCCCGTCAGGCTATGAGGCCGGGCCGCTCGAAAAATCCCTCGCAATGGAGCTGGACCAGTACGTCCGCGGCGCTCGCCGCGAGGCGGACCATGAACTCTGGTCTGGGAGCCCGGATTTCCGTGGTAGGCAGGTGCGCCGGAATGGAAGCTTCGTCGGTTATTACTACATAGGCAATGGCAGCATCGGCCCAGCCGCATGGAACGAACCGCAGGCGGCACGGCCCCTTCTGGAGCTTGCCTTCATTGAGGCTTCGGAAACTTCCCCTGCGGTCAGGCTGGCTGTGCCGGGAATAAACCATTCCGCCTTGAGGTTCGCCTTTGAGGCGGGGCTCCGCCTTACGGGCTTTGCCCACTTCCTTACAACCGGGGCCTTCGGACAAATGGAACAGTACCTGCCTTCAGGACCGTCACTCTACTAG
- a CDS encoding PilZ domain-containing protein, whose product MDWKPPSAHPQAQGSAGPQPRPPRLSLGEALIVEISKLDIRLKSVLVGFEAGSFLLIKLSPNDLMGMFRSETVVRNPVTVKFQVKDAVYSFNTEILNIVSNPSKLMFLAFPGKIEELKIRPELRRQCALPAMIMLNNEIIDMQIVDLSARGCQCSISTSGRNGETLRKLMHVNAAIEILVNFPETRERLKLTGRVRNIGNDGDRLNIGVMFEGLVPETSARVESFLTKSASPG is encoded by the coding sequence ATGGATTGGAAGCCGCCTTCAGCCCATCCTCAGGCCCAGGGTTCGGCCGGACCTCAGCCGCGCCCACCGAGGCTCAGCCTCGGAGAGGCCCTGATAGTCGAGATCTCGAAGCTTGATATAAGGCTTAAGAGCGTCCTGGTCGGCTTCGAGGCCGGGAGTTTCCTGCTTATTAAACTCTCCCCGAACGACTTGATGGGAATGTTCAGGAGCGAGACCGTTGTAAGGAACCCGGTTACGGTCAAGTTCCAGGTCAAGGACGCGGTATACAGCTTCAATACGGAGATCCTTAATATCGTCTCAAACCCCTCCAAGCTCATGTTCCTCGCCTTCCCCGGCAAGATCGAGGAGCTAAAGATCCGCCCCGAGCTCCGGCGCCAGTGCGCACTGCCGGCGATGATAATGCTCAATAACGAGATTATAGACATGCAGATAGTCGACCTCAGCGCCAGGGGTTGCCAGTGCTCAATAAGCACGTCCGGCAGGAACGGAGAAACGCTCCGGAAGCTCATGCACGTGAACGCGGCTATTGAGATACTCGTGAACTTCCCGGAGACCAGAGAGAGGCTCAAGCTTACCGGGCGGGTCAGGAACATCGGAAACGACGGGGACAGGCTCAATATCGGGGTAATGTTCGAGGGGCTTGTTCCGGAGACGAGCGCAAGGGTAGAGAGCTTCCTTACGAAGTCCGCGAGCCCGGGTTAA
- a CDS encoding cytochrome-c oxidase: MEKLAGYFMKAGVLYALAGFTIGLVMGATHNFGMTSVHVHLSVIGWLTMAVFAMYYHLVPVAARNGAAKAHFWIANAGVLILTASLALLVSGVSAAEAGAAIGSIITVLALLIFTYIVFKTA, from the coding sequence ATGGAAAAGTTGGCCGGGTATTTCATGAAGGCCGGCGTCTTGTACGCGCTGGCCGGGTTCACTATCGGACTGGTAATGGGCGCGACGCATAACTTCGGGATGACCTCCGTGCACGTGCATCTGAGTGTAATCGGGTGGTTGACCATGGCGGTCTTCGCGATGTATTATCATCTTGTCCCGGTTGCGGCAAGGAACGGAGCGGCAAAGGCGCACTTCTGGATAGCGAACGCTGGCGTGCTCATACTGACCGCAAGTCTCGCGCTCCTTGTAAGCGGGGTTTCAGCAGCGGAGGCCGGGGCCGCAATCGGCTCGATAATCACCGTCCTTGCGCTCCTCATATTCACATACATCGTATTCAAGACGGCTTAG